In a single window of the Pyrococcus sp. NA2 genome:
- a CDS encoding TIGR00296 family protein yields the protein MTKIKDEWGEFLVRLARRAIEEYLRTGKEIEPPENTPKELWEKMGVFVTLNRHNVPPQTALRGCIGFPLPIYPLVKATIKAAIYAAVDDPRFPPVKPEEMDNLVVEVSVLTPPELIEGPPEERPKKIKVGRDGLIVEKGIYSGLLLPQVPIEWGWDEEEFLAETCWKAGLPPDCWLDEDTKVYKFTAEIFEEEYPRGPVRRKPLI from the coding sequence ATGACGAAGATTAAAGATGAATGGGGAGAGTTCCTCGTTAGACTCGCCAGGAGAGCTATTGAAGAGTATCTGAGGACTGGAAAAGAAATAGAGCCTCCAGAAAACACTCCAAAGGAACTATGGGAGAAGATGGGAGTCTTCGTAACTTTAAATAGACACAACGTTCCGCCTCAAACTGCCTTAAGGGGATGCATAGGATTCCCACTACCAATCTATCCCCTGGTAAAGGCCACAATAAAAGCTGCAATATACGCGGCAGTTGACGATCCGAGGTTTCCCCCTGTTAAGCCCGAGGAGATGGACAACCTAGTTGTTGAGGTCAGCGTTCTAACACCTCCAGAGCTGATTGAGGGGCCACCTGAGGAGAGACCAAAGAAGATAAAGGTCGGAAGGGATGGACTTATCGTGGAGAAGGGAATATATTCAGGACTTCTACTTCCTCAAGTCCCAATAGAGTGGGGGTGGGACGAGGAAGAATTCCTAGCGGAGACATGCTGGAAAGCTGGACTTCCTCCAGACTGCTGGTTGGATGAAGATACGAAGGTTTACAAATTCACGGCGGAGATATTTGAGGAGGAGTACCCAAGGGGTCCGGTGAGGAGGAAACCTCTCATTTGA
- the nadC gene encoding carboxylating nicotinate-nucleotide diphosphorylase yields the protein MIPLDYLLRFVWEDSPYGDVTSEAIIPKDMEARAIIIAKQDGIIAGVEEAELLFRHFGVNVNVRKRDGERVSKGDVIMELKGNARAILLVERTALNIMGRMSGIATETRKLVEKVRRINPKVRIAGTRKSLLRLIDKKAIFIGGGEMHRFSLSDAILIKDNHLALVPLEEAIRRAKEFSIYKVVEVEVESLEDAIKAAKAGADVIMLDNMEPEEIRRTVEELKRLGLRDRVKIEVSGGITPENIEEYAKLDIDVISLGYLTHSVKNFDVSLEIVK from the coding sequence ATGATACCCCTAGATTACCTCCTAAGATTCGTGTGGGAGGATTCACCCTATGGGGACGTGACGAGCGAGGCGATAATACCAAAAGATATGGAGGCGAGGGCGATAATCATTGCTAAGCAGGATGGAATAATAGCCGGCGTTGAGGAAGCTGAGCTCCTCTTCAGGCACTTTGGAGTTAATGTGAATGTTAGGAAGAGGGACGGTGAGAGAGTTAGTAAGGGAGACGTTATAATGGAGCTAAAGGGCAATGCAAGGGCAATCCTCCTCGTCGAGAGGACGGCCCTGAATATAATGGGAAGGATGAGTGGAATAGCTACTGAAACTAGAAAGCTAGTTGAGAAGGTTAGGAGGATTAACCCGAAAGTTAGGATTGCTGGGACTAGGAAGAGCTTGCTGAGGTTAATAGATAAGAAGGCAATATTTATAGGCGGTGGAGAGATGCACCGCTTCTCTTTGAGCGATGCTATATTGATAAAGGACAACCATTTAGCCCTAGTTCCGCTTGAAGAGGCTATAAGGAGGGCCAAGGAGTTCAGCATCTATAAGGTTGTTGAGGTTGAGGTGGAAAGCTTGGAGGATGCGATCAAAGCTGCAAAAGCTGGGGCTGATGTAATAATGCTCGATAATATGGAGCCAGAGGAGATAAGGAGGACAGTTGAGGAATTGAAGAGACTTGGCCTAAGGGACAGGGTAAAGATAGAGGTCTCAGGCGGAATTACGCCGGAAAACATAGAGGAGTATGCGAAGCTAGATATAGATGTCATAAGCCTAGGTTACCTGACACATTCCGTTAAGAACTTCGACGTTAGTCTTGAGATAGTCAAATGA
- a CDS encoding GNAT family N-acetyltransferase: protein MIRVATFDDLENMVSIFIDAYNFHGPRDAVRPSMEISLEVQPDGCLLALVEGKPVGMGCIFLYKKIAWIGLMGVKKDYQRRGIGTAIFRRLLEIGKKVKTIRLDASSQGYGLYRKFNFVDEYRTVRFRLTRRPLEKVSNVEVLTHIPEWMSELDEVAFGDDRRRVLEAYLRRGAKIVTVENEGFGMVYRDRIGPLIAETKEVARKILLKGFSLGAKEIIVPTLNEDSLELIKEFKPMELTRCTRMRFGPKVDEKIEMVYGILAYAKG from the coding sequence ATGATAAGGGTGGCAACCTTTGATGACCTAGAAAATATGGTCTCAATATTCATTGACGCCTATAACTTTCACGGCCCCAGGGATGCCGTAAGACCTTCCATGGAGATATCACTGGAGGTTCAGCCAGATGGCTGTTTGTTGGCCTTAGTTGAGGGAAAGCCAGTTGGCATGGGATGCATATTTCTCTACAAGAAAATTGCTTGGATTGGTTTGATGGGAGTTAAGAAGGATTATCAGAGAAGAGGAATAGGAACGGCCATATTCAGGAGGCTTCTTGAAATTGGAAAGAAGGTTAAGACGATAAGGCTTGATGCTAGCTCCCAGGGATATGGATTGTACAGGAAGTTCAACTTTGTCGATGAATACAGAACGGTAAGGTTCAGGCTAACAAGGAGGCCTCTTGAAAAGGTTAGCAACGTTGAAGTGCTAACTCACATTCCTGAGTGGATGAGTGAGCTTGATGAGGTGGCATTTGGCGACGATAGAAGAAGGGTTCTTGAGGCTTACTTAAGGAGGGGCGCCAAGATAGTAACGGTTGAGAATGAAGGGTTTGGGATGGTGTATAGGGATAGAATTGGTCCCTTAATTGCTGAGACCAAAGAAGTCGCGAGGAAGATACTGTTAAAGGGATTCTCCCTGGGGGCTAAGGAGATCATAGTTCCAACTTTAAATGAGGATTCCCTCGAGCTTATCAAGGAGTTCAAACCAATGGAGCTCACGAGGTGCACGAGGATGAGGTTTGGTCCAAAGGTGGATGAAAAGATCGAGATGGTCTATGGGATACTCGCCTATGCGAAGGGGTGA
- the nadA gene encoding quinolinate synthase NadA — MDLVEEILKLKEERNAVILAHNYQLPEIQDIADFIGDSLELARKAKNVDADVIVFAGVDFMAETAKILNPDKVVLLPSKRATCAMANMLKVEHILEAKKKYPDAPVVLYVNSTAETKAYADVTVTSANAVDIVRKLDSDVVIFGPDKNLAHYVAKMTGKKVIPVPPHGHCYVHQKFTLEDVERAKKLYPNAKLMVHPECIPEVQERADIIVSTGGMIRRACEWDEWVVFTEREMVYRLKKLYPNKKFHPAKEDAFCIGMKAITLKHIYESLRDMKYEINVPEEIAEKARRAIERMLEMSK; from the coding sequence ATGGATTTAGTTGAAGAGATACTTAAGCTTAAAGAAGAGCGCAATGCGGTAATATTGGCTCACAATTATCAGCTTCCGGAAATTCAGGACATAGCTGATTTTATCGGAGATAGTCTTGAATTGGCGAGAAAAGCGAAAAATGTTGACGCCGACGTTATAGTTTTCGCAGGCGTCGATTTTATGGCAGAAACAGCTAAGATTCTCAATCCAGACAAGGTCGTCCTTCTTCCCTCTAAGAGGGCAACATGCGCAATGGCGAACATGTTAAAGGTTGAGCATATCCTTGAAGCGAAGAAGAAGTATCCAGATGCTCCCGTTGTTCTCTACGTGAACAGTACCGCTGAAACTAAAGCCTACGCTGATGTCACTGTTACCTCAGCAAACGCCGTTGACATAGTCAGGAAGCTCGATTCAGATGTCGTAATCTTTGGCCCAGACAAGAACTTGGCCCATTACGTTGCTAAAATGACTGGAAAGAAGGTAATTCCGGTTCCACCTCACGGTCATTGTTACGTTCACCAGAAGTTCACGCTTGAAGACGTTGAGAGGGCAAAGAAATTGTATCCAAACGCTAAGCTCATGGTTCATCCAGAATGCATTCCAGAGGTTCAGGAGAGAGCTGATATAATAGTCTCCACTGGAGGAATGATAAGGAGGGCATGCGAGTGGGATGAGTGGGTGGTGTTCACCGAGAGGGAGATGGTGTACAGGTTGAAGAAGCTCTATCCAAACAAGAAGTTCCATCCAGCTAAGGAAGATGCGTTCTGCATTGGAATGAAGGCGATAACCCTCAAGCACATCTATGAGTCCCTAAGGGACATGAAGTATGAGATAAATGTTCCCGAGGAGATAGCAGAGAAGGCTAGAAGGGCCATAGAAAGGATGCTGGAGATGAGCAAATGA